In the Treponema maltophilum ATCC 51939 genome, CGGGAACGGTTGGTTTTTTTTAACTTCCAAGGGCGTTTTATTCAGCCCCGATTTAAAAACCTTTCAGCTGCGCAACGAAGGTTTGCCCGTAAATACGATAAAGGAATTCGACGGCGGCGTTAAAAGTTTTGTGCGCGAAGTGCGGCCTTTAAAAGATTTGGAAATGCTCGCTTCAGACGAAAATGTGCTTGTTACGCTTACGAAAAACGAAGTGTTTATAAGCAAAAACGCAGGGCTCAGCTGGCGGTCGCTCGGCTTCAGCTCGAAAACCGCCGGCGGCAAAGCCGTGGCGGCGGCAATGGTCGATGAAAAAACGCCGTCGGGAACAAAAAAAGTTTTAACCGTTTTTCATTCGCACGCGCTCTACGGACTTTCGTATATTCAACCTGACGTTCCCGGTGCCGCATGGATCGACATAAAAACGGGATTCGAAACCGTCCCGACGCTTTCTTACGCGGACGAAATAGCCGACATTGCCGTTTTACCGTCGATGAATGCGGACGGCACCCTAAAAGAAGAGGTGTACCTTACCCAAAGCTTTTTGCCGCGCTTGTACCGTTTGGACTGGGAACGCAAAGCCGGCGTGCTTATCGCAAAAGGCACCGAAGCGGCCGACACATGGGACGGCTTAACCGCTTGCGGCGACAACCTCGCTTTTATGAGCATGGACGGCCTCATCGTATACAATCCGCAAACTTTTTCCGTCGTATCGCCGACCGCCGGCACCGATAAAATCAAAAAGCTGCTCGCCGACACGGCCGATATTCCGCGCTGCGGCATGTTTCCCTCGTGGATGACCGGCTTGAACGCCCCTTTAATGCTCAACGAATTGTGGCTTACCCGGCCGTCGACGGTTCAATCCGCATATGCCGACAAAATACGCGCAAAAAGGAGCCTGTACGTTCCCGCGGGGCAAGTCGTTTCGAAGGCGGGAGTCGACAAATTCGCCGGCATAATCGACGCAAATAATCTGAACAGCCTTGTTATAGACATGAAAGACGATTACGGTTTTTTGCGCTACCGCTCGAACGATCCGCTTGTATCGGAAAAGGCGCGCGAAAGCATGTATTCCATCGATATCGATGCGTTTATAGACCGGTTTAAGAAAAAAAACATCTATCTTATCGCGCGCATCGTCGTTTTTAAAGACCGTAATCTGTACGCTTGGAAGAGTAATAAGTACGCCGTCTGGGACGGCAAAAAGAACGCGCCGTGGGTCGGTATAAAAGGTTACGAAGACGTTCCCGCCGAAGACGGCAAGGCCGCCGAAAAGAAAACGCTTTTTTACGATGAATACTGGGTCGATCCGTATTCGGAAGAAGTGTGGGAATACAATACGGCCATAGCGAAAGAACTCATCCGGCGCGGATTTGACGAAATTCAATTCGATTACATACGCTTTCCGACCGACGGCAAAAATATTTTCGATACGCAATACCGCTGGCGCGATAAAGGCATGGACATGGAAAGCGCCCTTATTTCGTTTTTGTCGTACGCGCGCAAAAATATTCAGGCGCCCATCGGCATAGACATTTACGGGGCAAACGGCTGGTATCGAAGCGGAACGCGCACCGGGCAGGACGTGGAGCTTATGGCGCCCTATGTCGACGTTATTTGCCCGATGTTTTATCCGAGCCATTTCGAACAGGATTTTTTAGCCTACACGCCGATTATCGAACGCCCGTACCGAATTTACTTTTACGGCACTTACCGGAACACCGTCATCGCGCGCTCGCAAGTGCTGGTGCGCCCGTGGATTCAGGCTTTTTATTTGAACGTATCGTTCGACCGGCGCTTTTACGACAAGGATTACGTACTGCGACAAATGTACGGCGTACGGGACGCGGCCGAAAGCGGCTACATGTACTGGAACAATGCCGGCCGCTATACGGACATAAGCCCCGACATCGGGGATGCAAAAAACGGTTCCGCCTATCCGTGGGAAAAAGCCGAACGCGACAAATCGGCGAGAAAACCCGCGGTGTCCGGCGGTTAATCCATGGGAGGACCGGTTGAAGCGCGCGGCACAAACGGCGCCGCTTGCTTCAACGCCGAGTTTGCGTTGCAAACTCGCTATTGTAGGAGTAGTATGTTTTCACAAAGCGTGTATGAATGGGGATTGAATCTTATACGGGCGGTGCAAAGTCTGCAATCGACGCCGCTTACGGTTTGTATGAAGGCTGTCAGCTTTTTATCCGACCCGAAAGCTTACATGTTGATTTTACCGCTCATCTTTTTATGTTTCGATGAAAAACGGGGCGCAAAACTCGCCCTCGCCGTACTTTTTGCCGGCGCATGCAACGACACGCTAAAAAATACGCTGAAAGTTCCGCGCCCCTACGTCGTCGATCCTTCCGTCGGCT is a window encoding:
- a CDS encoding putative glycoside hydrolase; its protein translation is MRRIFVRFFFCILLSSALPFFAQELYSEQTNIPPAAKRIPPYNESLIGTKNGLFAVSALAVVPLWTEGSVDKILYGNGWFFLTSKGVLFSPDLKTFQLRNEGLPVNTIKEFDGGVKSFVREVRPLKDLEMLASDENVLVTLTKNEVFISKNAGLSWRSLGFSSKTAGGKAVAAAMVDEKTPSGTKKVLTVFHSHALYGLSYIQPDVPGAAWIDIKTGFETVPTLSYADEIADIAVLPSMNADGTLKEEVYLTQSFLPRLYRLDWERKAGVLIAKGTEAADTWDGLTACGDNLAFMSMDGLIVYNPQTFSVVSPTAGTDKIKKLLADTADIPRCGMFPSWMTGLNAPLMLNELWLTRPSTVQSAYADKIRAKRSLYVPAGQVVSKAGVDKFAGIIDANNLNSLVIDMKDDYGFLRYRSNDPLVSEKARESMYSIDIDAFIDRFKKKNIYLIARIVVFKDRNLYAWKSNKYAVWDGKKNAPWVGIKGYEDVPAEDGKAAEKKTLFYDEYWVDPYSEEVWEYNTAIAKELIRRGFDEIQFDYIRFPTDGKNIFDTQYRWRDKGMDMESALISFLSYARKNIQAPIGIDIYGANGWYRSGTRTGQDVELMAPYVDVICPMFYPSHFEQDFLAYTPIIERPYRIYFYGTYRNTVIARSQVLVRPWIQAFYLNVSFDRRFYDKDYVLRQMYGVRDAAESGYMYWNNAGRYTDISPDIGDAKNGSAYPWEKAERDKSARKPAVSGG